Proteins encoded in a region of the Altererythrobacter ishigakiensis genome:
- the ruvA gene encoding Holliday junction branch migration protein RuvA, giving the protein MIAKLSGRLDETGNDWAIVDVQGVGYLVHCSTKTLSALGEVGEACTVHTDLQVSENDMRLLGFAESAERDWFRLLTQIQGVGSKVALAILSALSTGELRDACAGGDAAMVARAQGVGPKLAGRIVNELKDKAGALPGGGMAGVAGVSVPKGGASADAVSALENLGFKPAVAAQAVARAQGELGEDAAEADLIRVALKRAAG; this is encoded by the coding sequence ATGATCGCGAAACTCTCTGGCAGGCTGGACGAAACGGGCAACGATTGGGCGATCGTTGACGTGCAGGGTGTCGGCTATCTGGTCCATTGCAGCACCAAAACGTTGAGCGCGCTGGGCGAAGTGGGCGAGGCATGCACGGTGCACACCGATTTGCAAGTGAGCGAGAACGACATGCGCTTGCTTGGCTTTGCTGAAAGTGCGGAGCGCGACTGGTTCCGGCTGCTGACGCAGATTCAGGGGGTAGGGAGCAAAGTTGCCTTGGCGATCCTGTCGGCCTTGTCGACCGGAGAGTTGCGCGATGCCTGCGCAGGTGGAGACGCCGCGATGGTGGCGCGCGCGCAAGGCGTGGGGCCAAAACTGGCCGGACGGATCGTCAACGAGCTGAAGGACAAGGCGGGCGCTTTGCCCGGCGGCGGTATGGCCGGCGTGGCGGGTGTTTCGGTGCCCAAAGGCGGCGCGAGTGCGGACGCAGTCAGCGCGCTGGAAAACCTTGGGTTCAAACCTGCCGTGGCCGCACAGGCGGTTGCGCGGGCGCAAGGAGAACTGGGCG